Genomic DNA from Lactuca sativa cultivar Salinas chromosome 8, Lsat_Salinas_v11, whole genome shotgun sequence:
aggcccgtttttaattgttttaacatgggattttcacccaaaactttattttaacatataaggacccttaactattaattaatcacaatttttaaggataaaaccttatccaaaagagagtgggtgaagtacaaaggtagagtgttgactttacttgtttctatgacacaagcaaccactcccatacccactccatgtcactattcaccaccagcccatccctagtcacttcataggtcctttctcactattttcaactattcccacattcttagggctggaacatccatcctctctcctcacactttaatcattctctcatttttaccaagaatcacactccaaactctctcatctttttctaattcgagaatttcaaggcatattccaagactcttctcctacaattagtaagtatcatcatctttcttatgattattacacatcctcctactcaaaatcaaagattgcttacacaaacatcatcacattcttgttagatcttcgaatcttcaagtgattcttcaagtgttcttgggttgaacacttctcttcttcaacacttacctactgaaatcactcaaggtgagttcatacccctacattttcatgttttctcaagtttttagggggggggggggggaatacaagttaaaacaccaagaacataactaaacttttctaacagccttcatcagaaaagttcaactccattcacggactattttggacaacttaaacattttagttttcaaaactgttttaggtgcatgtagctccatttcttagctttaaaatgactacttgcacatctccatacgatttttctacaatttatggtgatttttacaaaactgcctatcatttcaaacatcaatccggaccagtctgtgattatggacttttttcacacaagtaagaagtcattaaaaattataataaaaattatgaacaaactagactcattttccaaactctcagaagttacagaacttgatttggacattttatgatttttctacaaattttccaataacagttacagaaaatgttattaacagaaaaacactataaatttcatttcaccttgtaacatgttgagcaaggtctacatcattatgtgattatgtgttgttgcaatatatgacaattttgtattcttatatagacatacatcagaaaacaaatggatttatacctccacaagtatggtaaatatataaatgatattacaaggctatatccattaaaatataaatattggtaaattatgacaagtaaggcttatgctcactacccacacaaatatttaataaactataataggtatagtttagggttattttacataacaaacacatgattaaaggttttacacatacaaaagagttattaccactatggataattatgataaactataataagtatagttaagccattatacccccacaaacgaacacgctagttataatcggtatagttatggcatatatatattacaaacaaagtgataaactataataggtatagtttatgtttcatctacactatgaacttaattacaagaaaggaattcaccatcaccaccacttttgataagctataatatgcatagttcatgttcactaccactatcactatttgatgaactatgatatgtataggttatattcaccatcaccaccacttttggtaaactataatatgcatagttcatgttcactagtcactatcactatctgatgaactatgatatgtatagtttatgttcatagtcactattactatttcgtacactacactaggattGGTTCCAGTTATTGGGTTTAAGTCCACATTCACTTTCGCATTGTTAGTTTTCAACTATAATTTCtgagtgtatatgctagagttatatagaatctagtcgtgattggcttagaattggtgggcccgcctcatctcctgttccttgtttggttgtggacctagggcagacccattatattcaacgttttatcaactaatatcttatataacttatatacgctggacgattataggagaagtctacgggtcattctagggttcattaatgtatcatataggaatattctattcacacttaactaagaaaatattggattttctggaaatcaactctatcgattttataaggaaaacggtttctactccaaacaaaactcttatgaactcaccaacttaattgttgacactctttcaaaactacttgtattctcaggaaatcagtgaaacaggaaaacttcagcgctttgaggatgggacgttaaaccgtcagcaatttatttttgtcatcataatgtaattgattttgaaacatgtaaacatatactttggtgtaactttttcaattatatttatgatggttgtatttactttgagcattattatacacgttgttgtgatactgtacatgaagtcctccacccccggatgtttccgccatccttggtttgggggtgtgacacacgaAAAGGTTGTTGAGTGATAGTCATGTTAGAATATTCCATTTATGTTTTAGaaggttcatatatatatatatatatatatatatatatatatatatatatatatatatatatatatattagagagagagagaattgtcGTTTATTTagtgtgtacaaaaaatataatatttgtctAGATAGGAATCTCTCCCATGCCAAAAGTTCTTCATTGTAATAAGTTACTTCATTTTTAATTGACAAACAGATAACTTAATaacttatctctttatttattattttttatattgttCTTTATTATTGGACAATTTGGTTTGTTAAAACGACAACAATGTCATGCAACACTCTCACAAGTGTATGCAAAAAGACATATAGAATTGAACTGTAAAGAAAAACGATTAAATCTCCGtgataacctatatatatatatatatatatatatatatatatatatatatatatatatatatatatatatatatatatatatatatatatatatatatatatatatatatatatcatcaagAAAAACATAGATTCACTATTCGACATTTGTGCTTATTTCACTTGTGATGTATGAAAACTCCCTTAATAGTTATGCTTCACACATAAGTCACATTATTTTACACCAAACGcttaaaaaatataaaggtaacaTATGATGtcaattttgaataaaaatagtGAATTTTATCTCAACTATCTATTCTCATTATGTATACCTCAACATAACACGACAATCATatccatatgacaactccaatATACTTTATTTATATAATACAAAAAGACTGATTACAATGGTTATAAATCAATAAAAGtcattttaaattatatataatataaatacaAATGTATTTCTCATGAAATTCTATTTTATTATAGTTaaagattaaaataaaaaactaaaaaaatactgTATTTATTTGTAAACCAACTTGGCCCGCTACCACATTATTACCTTGGCGCCCTCAAACTCTAAAAACCTTGCTGTCCCGCCTAAAATGCTTGGCGCGCCATATCCCTCCCGCCATAAAAACCCCCAAATCACTATCTATAAGATGTCATATCTATCTGAAACATCACTTAGACATCTCCATTTCATTTCTTAAAcctaatcaccacaaaaccataTATATTTTTGCTTTCTGTTTGTGTTTTTACAGAGAGATCTGAGAGATGGTGGTGGCTTTAGGTCCCGGAAAGTTTTACGGAAGCGGCCTCCCAAGACCTCGGATCTACACAGACATCAAGTACAACTCCTACCGAGTCGATCCACCGGTTTCTGTTACAGACCCTTTAATGTCGTGGGCAGAAGAAGCTCACTGGTCAATGGGTGGCTTGAACTTCAAGCGCCATCGTCTTCAAGGGCGCATCGAAGGCAACGTCGAGAAGCTTCGGAGCCAGATCGAGGAATCAatcaagaagaaggagtccataagCCCTTCGTCGTCGAAGAAAAAACCCATTTCTAAATCATTCGAAAAATCAGCCAAAAAGAAGCAAAGCGCTGATTTTGATCGTAGTCCATCGCCGCCGCCAGCTCCGTTGGCTAACAAGCGGAAGAGGCGATTTCTGGGTTTGGTTGATGAGGATGAAGATGAGGGTGAAGAGAACATGTCAGCTAGGAAGTTTCCGGTGAGGAAGCTTTCTGATGAGTTTGATCTCGTTGCGAATACAAAGAAAAGCCCGGCGAGAAGCTCTAAAGGTGTTGAGTCTGTGACGGCGACAATCTCTTCAAAGACTCGTGGTCAGAAAACAGCGACTGAGGAGCCGATTAAGACATTTTCGAAGGGTAAGAAGAGATTGAGAAAGGTGGGTGAAGAAAAAATTGTTGCTTCATCTCCTTCCAGGATTTCACCCAGATTGGTAAAGCGCGTGTAAACTCCATTGTAGTAcaactgttcgatgaaatgccagAATGAATCGAGGGTTTAATGTTATTAGCATAGCTGTTTTTTCTTAGTTATTTCTTAAACTTGGATCAATGCTTTATAGTCTGAAAATTGGGTATATGTCTTCTTGAAATCAATGCTTGTCTATGGTACAAACTTTATGCAACAATCTTTGCTTTAGCAATTTCGAAGTCCACTATAACAAGCTTTAGTAAGTTCATATTTTGTGTGTCTAAGTTGTATTCTTCACTTGATTTGATCCTTTTAATGAGTTTTTGAGTGAGTACATAGCTTGAAAAAGTTTTTTAATACCATTTAATTTGCATTAAATAATCCTTTAAACTTGTTGGGAATCTACATTCCTATTTTATTTATTGCTTTGCAGAAAAAGAACTCATTTTGATTAGAATcctttaaatattat
This window encodes:
- the LOC111891784 gene encoding uncharacterized protein LOC111891784; protein product: MVVALGPGKFYGSGLPRPRIYTDIKYNSYRVDPPVSVTDPLMSWAEEAHWSMGGLNFKRHRLQGRIEGNVEKLRSQIEESIKKKESISPSSSKKKPISKSFEKSAKKKQSADFDRSPSPPPAPLANKRKRRFLGLVDEDEDEGEENMSARKFPVRKLSDEFDLVANTKKSPARSSKGVESVTATISSKTRGQKTATEEPIKTFSKGKKRLRKVGEEKIVASSPSRISPRLVKRV